A DNA window from Clavibacter sepedonicus contains the following coding sequences:
- a CDS encoding carbohydrate ABC transporter permease — translation MSQALAVGGATSATVGDITRRSAKEREQKGQWWRFLFIAIITLIVITPILAVLFLSTQPGQNSTATGFTFENFERVLGGTDVMIWLGNSLIVALVTVVVSVVIAAPAGYVLSRSRSKLVSGYSLVLFVVQALPVVTAAIPLFITFSAMGLINTLQGVAIIYIGSTMSVAIWMMAAYIDSIPITLEEAAWMDGASVFSGFIHVVLRNSLPGILSTAIFSFLLAWNDYLIALLFLQDFTKYTLPIGLNTFFQQNAADWGSVMAVAVIMMLPPVLIFAFLNRYFSVGGIGGSLAGR, via the coding sequence ATGAGCCAGGCACTCGCCGTCGGCGGCGCCACGTCGGCGACCGTCGGGGACATCACGCGCAGGTCGGCGAAGGAGCGGGAGCAGAAGGGCCAGTGGTGGCGCTTCCTGTTCATCGCGATCATCACGCTCATCGTGATCACGCCCATCCTCGCGGTGCTGTTCCTCTCCACCCAGCCGGGTCAGAACTCGACGGCCACCGGGTTCACGTTCGAGAACTTCGAGCGCGTGCTCGGCGGCACCGACGTGATGATCTGGCTCGGCAACAGCCTCATCGTCGCGCTCGTGACCGTCGTCGTCTCGGTCGTCATCGCGGCGCCGGCCGGATACGTGCTCAGCCGCTCGCGGTCGAAGCTCGTCTCGGGATACTCGCTCGTGCTGTTCGTGGTGCAGGCCCTGCCGGTGGTGACGGCGGCGATCCCGCTGTTCATCACCTTCTCGGCCATGGGCCTCATCAACACGCTGCAGGGCGTGGCGATCATCTACATCGGCTCGACCATGTCGGTCGCGATCTGGATGATGGCGGCGTACATCGACTCCATCCCCATCACCCTCGAGGAGGCGGCGTGGATGGACGGCGCGAGCGTGTTCAGCGGATTCATCCACGTGGTGCTGCGCAACTCGCTGCCGGGCATCCTCTCGACCGCGATCTTCTCGTTCTTGCTGGCCTGGAACGACTACCTGATCGCGCTCCTGTTCCTGCAGGACTTCACGAAGTACACCCTCCCCATCGGCCTCAACACGTTCTTCCAGCAGAACGCGGCCGACTGGGGATCGGTGATGGCGGTCGCGGTCATCATGATGCTGCCGCCCGTGCTGATCTTCGCCTTCCTGAACCGCTACTTCAGCGTCGGCGGGATCGGCGGGTCGCTCGCCGGGAGGTGA
- a CDS encoding carbohydrate ABC transporter permease has translation MAVDTRVADKIGLARRGVGVAGPGRPPAAPRKGRGKTPLGRAGKTLTLFALPSLLLLVLLNVYPVVYSFLQSLQQGTPSTLPWQTPFVGLENYANVLTSESFRNATTFTIVFTVVGVFGSWLVGLALALLLRTRIPGNGFFKVLLLLPWIVPVVVSATSWNWLVATPQSPVPIILERLGFPDANFLGDPVLAQVVVCVFKVWISFPFMLMMMSSALASVDTNVYEAAKMDGASAWQAFRGVTLPIISRTTYISWVLMTIFCVNDFPTIFLLTQGGPVNATTSLIVLAYQQAFQNLQTGPATAVAFMMTAVLVIVSTLLYRQIKKADIE, from the coding sequence ATGGCGGTCGACACCCGCGTCGCCGACAAGATCGGGCTGGCCCGCCGCGGCGTCGGCGTGGCCGGCCCCGGTCGGCCGCCCGCCGCGCCGCGGAAGGGCCGCGGGAAGACGCCGCTCGGCCGGGCGGGGAAGACGCTGACGCTGTTCGCGCTGCCGTCCCTCCTCCTGCTCGTGCTGCTCAACGTCTACCCGGTCGTGTACTCGTTCCTGCAGTCGCTGCAGCAGGGCACGCCGTCGACGCTGCCGTGGCAGACGCCGTTCGTCGGGCTCGAGAACTACGCGAACGTGCTCACGTCGGAGTCGTTCCGCAATGCGACCACGTTCACGATCGTGTTCACGGTGGTGGGCGTGTTCGGGTCGTGGCTCGTGGGGCTCGCGCTCGCGCTGCTGCTGCGCACCCGGATCCCCGGCAACGGGTTCTTCAAGGTGCTGCTGCTGCTGCCGTGGATCGTCCCGGTGGTCGTCTCGGCGACCTCGTGGAACTGGCTCGTGGCGACGCCGCAGAGCCCGGTGCCGATCATCCTGGAGCGGCTCGGGTTCCCCGACGCGAACTTCCTCGGCGATCCCGTCCTGGCGCAGGTCGTGGTCTGCGTCTTCAAGGTGTGGATCAGCTTCCCGTTCATGCTGATGATGATGTCCTCGGCGCTCGCGTCGGTCGACACCAACGTCTACGAGGCGGCGAAGATGGACGGCGCGAGCGCCTGGCAGGCGTTCCGCGGCGTGACCCTCCCGATCATCTCCCGCACCACGTACATCAGCTGGGTGCTGATGACGATTTTCTGCGTCAACGACTTCCCGACGATCTTCCTGCTCACGCAGGGCGGTCCCGTGAACGCGACGACGTCGCTGATCGTGCTGGCGTACCAGCAGGCGTTCCAGAACCTGCAGACCGGCCCGGCGACCGCGGTGGCCTTCATGATGACGGCCGTGCTCGTCATCGTGTCGACGCTGCTGTACCGGCAGATCAAGAAGGCGGACATCGAATGA
- a CDS encoding ABC transporter substrate-binding protein, which yields MPQQSSSAFGNGLTRRSLLSAGVGAAAVGLLAACSGGGGGASGAAAPLKFWNMPWGAPAFLTEDKAISAAYKPASGMGKVSYQQVQWANFTQTFSTAVAANNGPAVSSGGGTTAFLFESQGKIAYADDLIETWKGNGIYDDFLPGLVDTLKTANGYAAVPYNLDMRMYWYRKDLLEKAGADVPTDWDSYEAACAALKKIGVYGYGTRSGAGAFTGFHQIVAHKINNGGGLFDADQNPDVVTDKNIEAVEWVLGMVKNGYVDPRSATYTSDNAYQQMDAGTFGMFWDGAGATANVSPETAAQMVVGDPLVGPGGEKGALYFPNNIMMYKSTPSQENSEAFLTYYYQNMKSLWTKQTGIGLPPLKSIADEAYADDPNTTKILNDWQPISKTWGAPGSNTVFQNVTKVDGTQPTISFAQAVLAGSVTAKAALETLQKELEAGA from the coding sequence ATGCCACAGCAGTCATCCAGCGCCTTCGGCAACGGCCTCACCCGACGATCCCTCCTGAGCGCGGGCGTCGGCGCCGCGGCGGTCGGCCTCCTCGCCGCCTGCAGCGGCGGCGGAGGCGGCGCATCGGGCGCCGCCGCGCCCCTCAAGTTCTGGAACATGCCCTGGGGCGCGCCCGCCTTCCTCACCGAGGACAAGGCGATCTCCGCGGCCTACAAGCCGGCGAGCGGCATGGGCAAGGTCAGCTACCAGCAGGTCCAGTGGGCCAACTTCACGCAGACCTTCTCGACCGCGGTCGCCGCCAACAACGGCCCCGCCGTGAGCTCGGGCGGCGGGACGACGGCGTTCCTCTTCGAGTCGCAGGGCAAGATCGCGTACGCCGACGACCTCATCGAGACGTGGAAGGGCAACGGGATCTACGACGACTTCCTCCCGGGCCTCGTCGACACCCTCAAGACGGCCAACGGCTACGCGGCCGTCCCGTACAACCTCGACATGCGCATGTACTGGTACCGCAAGGACCTGCTCGAGAAGGCCGGCGCCGACGTGCCGACCGACTGGGACTCCTACGAGGCCGCGTGCGCCGCCCTCAAGAAGATCGGCGTCTACGGCTACGGCACCCGCTCGGGCGCCGGCGCGTTCACCGGCTTCCACCAGATCGTGGCCCACAAGATCAACAACGGCGGCGGCCTCTTCGACGCCGACCAGAACCCGGACGTCGTCACCGACAAGAACATCGAGGCGGTCGAGTGGGTCCTCGGCATGGTGAAGAACGGCTACGTGGATCCCCGCAGCGCCACCTACACCTCCGACAACGCGTACCAGCAGATGGACGCCGGCACCTTCGGCATGTTTTGGGACGGCGCGGGGGCCACGGCCAACGTGAGCCCCGAGACCGCGGCGCAGATGGTGGTGGGCGACCCGCTCGTGGGCCCCGGCGGCGAGAAGGGCGCGCTCTACTTCCCGAACAACATCATGATGTACAAGTCGACGCCCAGCCAGGAGAACAGCGAGGCGTTCCTCACGTACTACTACCAGAACATGAAGTCGCTCTGGACGAAGCAGACCGGCATCGGCCTGCCGCCGCTGAAGTCCATCGCCGACGAGGCGTACGCCGACGACCCGAACACCACGAAGATCCTCAACGACTGGCAGCCCATCTCGAAGACGTGGGGTGCCCCCGGCTCGAACACGGTCTTCCAGAACGTGACCAAGGTCGACGGCACGCAGCCGACGATCTCGTTCGCCCAGGCGGTGCTCGCCGGTTCCGTGACGGCCAAGGCCGCGCTCGAGACGCTGCAGAAGGAGCTGGAGGCCGGCGCGTGA
- a CDS encoding lipase family protein, giving the protein MADGPVLVFLHGIGDGDKEDTWREHLTRGLAGLGYPDLVGVEVIAPKYSHALFGWDEKTALPGLTIKQPVREAARTNRREFEQRMGALEVRLGHEDPGPGVPFAEAAFSVALRDRRFTQARNYATDPQIRAQVLSLILARIPSEGDIVLVGHSLGSVIAADLLRRLPPEVRVTGFITIGSPLAHGSVNVDKLRDVLQEPPTNLGRWVNFWNFGDPVSAHRGLSSGFPWLIDFRITTHQVLIPAHRAAAYLSHGSVAAAIGFALFGSSSRELAHAETGAAVPLDESEVLTVLALRYGHLTAQRLTGSDRDRFVGALRLVQAAAVAQLKGRNEEEGRPLASAIARLAFDVTDAAAVAPEPVPGQHLTKETAAVVMTVLATENIIRPFEIAVAKADRQRAMEDLTAEMGLSSRFGADVFAAAKEAQDALTGARNGTWLRWGAVGAGAVAIIVATGGLALAAGAGLAGGAALTSALAAFGPGGMIGGLLTAGTLVSAGGGGIAFGLASPATTAETVESVVQTRLTATILRRRQGLEPDSGIWDLLAQTEIAVRREHERLDEFSDESSSVLKELTRKIVTIERAMKYLSENGMEPGVVEGVRDQTP; this is encoded by the coding sequence ATGGCCGATGGACCTGTCCTCGTATTCCTGCACGGCATCGGTGACGGAGACAAGGAGGACACGTGGCGGGAGCACCTCACCCGCGGTCTGGCTGGGCTCGGCTACCCGGACCTCGTAGGGGTGGAGGTCATCGCGCCGAAGTACTCCCACGCCCTCTTCGGCTGGGATGAGAAGACGGCCCTGCCCGGCTTGACCATCAAGCAGCCCGTCCGCGAGGCGGCGCGCACGAACCGTCGGGAGTTCGAGCAGCGCATGGGCGCCCTGGAGGTCCGGCTCGGACACGAGGACCCAGGACCGGGCGTGCCCTTCGCGGAGGCGGCATTCAGCGTGGCGCTGCGCGACCGCCGGTTCACTCAGGCCCGCAATTACGCGACGGATCCTCAGATCCGCGCGCAAGTGCTCAGCCTGATCCTCGCGCGCATCCCCTCAGAGGGTGACATCGTGCTGGTCGGCCACAGCCTGGGATCCGTCATCGCCGCGGATCTCCTGCGACGGCTGCCGCCCGAGGTGCGCGTGACGGGATTCATCACCATCGGCAGCCCGCTCGCGCACGGGAGCGTCAACGTCGACAAGCTCCGGGACGTCCTGCAGGAACCGCCGACCAACCTCGGCCGGTGGGTCAACTTCTGGAACTTCGGGGATCCCGTCTCCGCCCATCGCGGGCTGTCATCCGGGTTCCCGTGGTTGATCGACTTCCGGATCACCACCCATCAGGTGCTCATCCCCGCACACCGCGCAGCCGCGTACTTGTCCCACGGCTCCGTAGCCGCTGCCATCGGATTCGCGCTCTTCGGCTCGTCGTCCCGAGAGCTGGCCCACGCGGAGACGGGCGCCGCCGTCCCCCTGGACGAGAGCGAGGTCCTGACCGTCCTCGCACTGCGGTACGGGCACCTGACGGCCCAGCGGCTCACGGGGTCGGACCGCGACCGGTTCGTCGGCGCTCTGCGGCTCGTGCAGGCCGCCGCCGTCGCCCAGCTGAAGGGTCGGAACGAGGAGGAGGGCCGTCCCCTGGCGTCAGCGATCGCACGGCTGGCCTTCGACGTGACCGATGCGGCTGCCGTCGCCCCCGAGCCCGTGCCAGGCCAGCACCTCACGAAGGAGACCGCGGCGGTCGTCATGACCGTGCTCGCCACCGAGAACATCATCCGGCCGTTCGAGATCGCGGTCGCGAAGGCCGATCGACAGCGGGCCATGGAGGACCTCACCGCGGAGATGGGGCTGTCCAGCCGCTTCGGAGCGGACGTGTTCGCCGCTGCCAAGGAGGCGCAGGACGCCCTCACCGGAGCCCGCAACGGCACTTGGCTGAGATGGGGAGCGGTCGGTGCCGGTGCGGTCGCCATCATCGTCGCGACCGGCGGGCTGGCGCTGGCGGCCGGAGCTGGCCTCGCCGGCGGCGCAGCTCTCACCAGCGCGCTCGCCGCGTTCGGCCCGGGCGGCATGATCGGCGGACTCCTCACAGCAGGGACCCTCGTGTCCGCGGGTGGAGGAGGCATCGCGTTCGGGCTGGCGAGCCCGGCGACCACCGCCGAGACTGTCGAATCGGTCGTGCAGACGCGGTTGACGGCGACCATCCTCCGCAGGCGGCAAGGACTCGAACCCGACAGCGGCATCTGGGACCTCCTGGCGCAGACGGAGATCGCGGTCCGCCGCGAGCACGAGCGGCTCGACGAGTTCAGCGACGAGTCCTCCTCTGTGCTCAAGGAGCTCACGCGCAAGATCGTCACGATCGAGCGTGCGATGAAGTACCTGTCCGAGAACGGGATGGAGCCCGGAGTCGTGGAGGGAGTGCGCGACCAGACTCCCTGA
- a CDS encoding TetR/AcrR family transcriptional regulator produces the protein MSSPSDESTIRYVSSSLWSYHMQVNEHRTGRVRSEAAREAILGATVRLIHAVGYDHLTIEGVAKEAGVGKQTIYRWWPSRGALIAECMTEGRLIPVEFAVPDTGDLLADIERWLTDVLAVLDAPTGGPLVRSLVAAAAEDAAVGDSLSASLGVDRDLSERLASGIRAGQLPADAPVEELGQAILGVIVLRVLGRQGDHAESVTRLVRFVLGAGASS, from the coding sequence ATGTCATCTCCCTCAGACGAGTCGACGATACGCTACGTCTCGTCTAGTTTGTGGAGCTACCACATGCAGGTGAACGAGCACCGAACCGGACGGGTCCGCAGCGAGGCGGCACGCGAGGCGATCCTCGGCGCGACCGTGCGCCTCATCCACGCCGTCGGCTACGACCACCTCACGATCGAGGGCGTCGCCAAGGAGGCGGGGGTCGGCAAGCAGACGATCTACCGGTGGTGGCCGTCGCGCGGCGCCCTCATCGCCGAGTGCATGACCGAGGGGCGGTTGATCCCGGTCGAGTTCGCCGTGCCCGACACGGGCGACCTCCTCGCCGACATCGAGCGCTGGCTCACCGACGTGCTCGCCGTGCTGGATGCGCCCACCGGCGGCCCGCTCGTCCGCTCGCTCGTGGCGGCCGCCGCCGAGGACGCGGCCGTGGGCGACAGCCTGAGCGCGAGCCTCGGCGTCGACCGCGACCTCTCCGAGCGCCTGGCCTCGGGGATCCGCGCGGGCCAGCTCCCCGCCGACGCCCCCGTCGAGGAGCTCGGCCAGGCGATCCTCGGCGTCATCGTGCTGCGCGTGCTCGGCCGCCAGGGTGACCACGCGGAGAGCGTGACGCGGCTGGTGCGGTTCGTGCTGGGAGCGGGTGCGTCGTCCTGA
- a CDS encoding glycoside hydrolase family 2 protein, which produces MTDSTATSGSTAASAIPKPEHPRPQSTRPDWLNLNGPWQFERDRGDSGLERGLLERDLAEEILVPFAPESTASGIGDVDFLTAVWYRRTVRIPAGWSGRRVLLHFGAVDHDATVWVGGEEVARHRGGFTSFTADLGVRADEEELTIVVRARDTRDAPQARGKQATWFENTACFYTRTTGIWQTVWLEPVPEAHIRSAHIEPQRADSSFTVTPELSHRTAGLAFEAVLADADGEITRARIPAGDLGARVTLRIPESRVREWSPEDPHLYDITLRLVDASGDDDRVVDEVASYGGLRSISIDGRDVLLNGRRVFQRLVLDQGYWPDTLMTSPDDAALVRDIELSMAAGFTGARLHQKVFEERFLFHADRLGYLVWGEFGDWGAGGGLGKDAQQPTASFITQWIEAVTRDRSHPSIVGWCPLNETYQPLHDRITQLDDVTAGMYLATKAADPSRPVLDASGYSHRVRSSDVYDSHSYEQDPDAFRREQSGLADGRPFVNDLDGRAISVPYAGQPFFVSEYGGIWWNPEEIDRPQDASDDPARAVSWGYGERVATVEEWHARFRGLTEVLLEDPHMFGYCFTQLTDTFQEQNGIYDFHRRPKFDIARIREVQQRAAYEERDVGGVDFRTRSE; this is translated from the coding sequence ATGACCGACAGCACCGCGACGTCCGGCAGCACCGCCGCATCCGCCATCCCCAAGCCCGAGCACCCGCGCCCGCAGTCCACGCGCCCCGACTGGCTGAACCTCAACGGCCCGTGGCAGTTCGAGCGCGACCGCGGCGACAGCGGGCTCGAGCGCGGGCTGCTCGAACGCGATCTGGCGGAGGAGATCCTCGTGCCGTTCGCCCCGGAGTCCACCGCGTCGGGCATCGGCGACGTCGACTTCCTCACGGCCGTCTGGTACCGCCGCACCGTGCGGATCCCCGCGGGCTGGAGCGGCCGCCGCGTCCTCCTCCACTTCGGCGCCGTCGACCACGACGCCACCGTGTGGGTGGGCGGCGAGGAGGTCGCCCGGCACCGCGGCGGCTTCACGTCGTTCACGGCGGATCTCGGCGTGCGCGCCGACGAGGAGGAGCTGACCATCGTGGTCCGCGCCCGCGACACCCGCGACGCGCCGCAGGCCCGCGGCAAGCAGGCCACCTGGTTCGAGAACACGGCGTGCTTCTACACCCGCACGACCGGGATCTGGCAGACGGTGTGGCTGGAGCCGGTGCCCGAGGCGCACATCCGCTCGGCGCACATCGAGCCGCAGCGCGCCGACTCCTCCTTCACCGTCACCCCGGAGCTCTCGCATCGGACGGCCGGCCTCGCGTTCGAGGCCGTGCTCGCGGACGCGGACGGCGAGATCACGCGGGCGCGGATTCCCGCAGGCGACCTCGGCGCGCGCGTCACCCTGCGCATCCCCGAGAGCCGCGTGCGCGAGTGGTCGCCGGAGGACCCGCACCTGTACGACATCACCCTGCGCCTGGTCGACGCCTCGGGCGACGACGACCGGGTGGTCGACGAGGTCGCCTCCTACGGCGGCCTCCGCTCCATCTCCATCGACGGCCGCGACGTGCTCCTCAACGGCCGCCGCGTCTTCCAGCGGCTCGTGCTCGACCAGGGCTACTGGCCGGACACCCTCATGACCTCGCCCGACGACGCCGCGCTCGTCCGCGACATCGAGCTGTCGATGGCCGCGGGCTTCACCGGCGCGCGCCTCCACCAGAAGGTGTTCGAGGAGCGGTTCCTCTTCCACGCCGACCGGCTCGGCTACCTTGTCTGGGGCGAGTTCGGCGACTGGGGCGCGGGCGGCGGCCTCGGCAAGGACGCGCAGCAGCCGACGGCGTCGTTCATCACCCAGTGGATCGAGGCCGTCACGCGCGACCGCTCCCACCCGTCGATCGTCGGCTGGTGCCCGCTCAACGAGACGTACCAGCCGCTGCACGACCGCATCACGCAGCTGGACGACGTGACCGCCGGCATGTACCTGGCCACGAAGGCGGCGGATCCGTCGCGTCCCGTCCTCGACGCCTCCGGCTACTCGCACCGCGTCCGCTCCTCCGACGTCTACGACTCGCACTCCTACGAGCAGGACCCGGACGCGTTCCGTCGCGAGCAGTCCGGCCTCGCCGACGGCCGCCCGTTCGTCAACGACCTCGACGGCCGCGCGATCTCCGTGCCCTACGCCGGCCAGCCGTTCTTCGTCTCCGAGTACGGCGGGATCTGGTGGAACCCGGAGGAGATCGACCGCCCGCAGGATGCATCCGACGACCCCGCGCGCGCCGTCTCCTGGGGCTACGGCGAGCGCGTCGCGACCGTCGAGGAGTGGCACGCCCGCTTCCGCGGCCTCACCGAGGTGCTGCTCGAGGATCCGCACATGTTCGGCTACTGCTTCACGCAGCTGACCGACACGTTCCAGGAGCAGAACGGCATCTACGACTTCCACCGCCGCCCCAAGTTCGACATCGCGCGGATCCGCGAGGTGCAGCAGCGGGCGGCGTACGAGGAGCGGGACGTAGGCGGCGTGGACTTCCGAACGCGTTCCGAATAA
- a CDS encoding MMPL family transporter: MASVLYRLGSMAARRAWLVIVSWVVILGIGVGSFLAFAGTLGNSFDIPGTASGAVTDELAQTLPDTAGGTGTVVYRTTDGSAFTDQQKQDISALATSAGDLPGVARVVDPFAVTQQRADQAAQLQSGDAQITAGRTQLDAAQQQLDAGKAQLDAGQQQLTAARQQAEAAGAPAAQIAALDAQQAQLDQQTQALQQQQATVDSSRTQLESGAEQAELGRTLLGLTDGIGVVSADGSTAIVNVSFTDPRLELSEETKESAIAHFQDSPVDGTSVDFATDLAQGVPEIFGIGEVVGLVFAAIVLIVMLGTLIAASLPIVTAVVGVGVGVTASLAFSGVVDMASVTPVLGVMLGLAVGIDYSLFIVNRHRKQMLAGTGVRESIGLANGTSGTAVVFAGSTVIVALLALNITGVPFLALMGTVGAVCVLVAVLVAITLTPAVLGLAGTRVLRKRDRASASRAASAPSPQDAAKALKPMSNARAVLTVVGTVVALLVVAIPSLSMRLGLPDGSSEPAGSTSERAFSTVADEFGEGANGPLLVVADVPAGLADADLLATQVDVAQALHDLDDVVAVAPVANTDDNTVLAFQVLPQEGPNSASTEQLVQDIRALPELDGGITLGVAGQAATNIDISEALAAVLPLYLLVVVGLSLLILIVVFRSILLPLIATGGFVLSLFATYGLIVAVFQFGWGASLIGLENSGPILSFLPVILVGILFGLAMDYQLFLASGMREAYVHGAEARLAVVQGLRAGRAVVTAAALIMVSVFGGFVFSESTIIRSIGFGLAFGVLLDAFVVRMLLMPALMHLLGRSAWWLPRWLDRILPDVDIEGAALERTHPHAAAASTPAADLPAGLPADGGHGAHAAPPTATTIEAETAAAPRD, from the coding sequence ATGGCGTCAGTGCTGTACCGGCTCGGTTCGATGGCCGCGCGTCGCGCGTGGCTCGTGATCGTCTCGTGGGTGGTGATCCTCGGCATCGGCGTGGGCTCGTTCCTCGCGTTCGCGGGCACCCTCGGCAACAGCTTCGACATCCCGGGCACGGCGTCCGGCGCCGTCACCGACGAGCTCGCGCAGACGCTCCCCGACACCGCGGGCGGCACCGGCACCGTCGTCTACCGCACGACCGACGGCTCGGCATTCACCGACCAGCAGAAGCAGGACATCTCCGCCCTCGCCACCAGCGCGGGCGACCTCCCGGGCGTCGCGCGCGTCGTGGATCCCTTCGCCGTCACCCAGCAGCGCGCCGACCAGGCCGCGCAGCTCCAGAGCGGCGACGCGCAGATCACCGCGGGCCGCACCCAGCTCGATGCCGCGCAGCAGCAGCTCGACGCCGGGAAGGCGCAGCTCGACGCGGGCCAGCAGCAGCTCACCGCCGCGCGCCAGCAGGCCGAGGCCGCGGGCGCTCCGGCCGCGCAGATCGCCGCGCTCGACGCGCAGCAGGCCCAGCTCGACCAGCAGACCCAGGCCCTCCAGCAGCAGCAGGCGACGGTCGACTCCTCGCGCACGCAGCTCGAGTCCGGCGCCGAGCAGGCCGAGCTCGGCCGCACGCTCCTCGGCCTCACGGACGGCATCGGCGTCGTCTCGGCGGACGGCTCGACGGCCATCGTCAACGTCTCCTTCACGGATCCGCGCCTCGAGCTCTCCGAGGAGACCAAGGAGTCCGCGATCGCGCACTTCCAGGACTCCCCCGTCGACGGCACGAGCGTCGACTTCGCGACCGACCTGGCGCAGGGCGTGCCCGAGATCTTCGGCATCGGCGAGGTCGTCGGCCTCGTGTTCGCGGCCATCGTGCTCATCGTGATGCTCGGCACGCTCATCGCCGCGTCGCTGCCCATCGTCACCGCGGTGGTCGGCGTGGGCGTCGGCGTCACGGCCTCGCTCGCGTTCTCCGGCGTCGTCGACATGGCGTCGGTGACCCCGGTGCTCGGCGTGATGCTCGGCCTCGCGGTCGGCATCGACTACTCCCTCTTCATCGTCAACCGGCACCGGAAGCAGATGCTCGCCGGCACGGGCGTGCGCGAGTCCATCGGGCTCGCCAACGGCACCTCGGGCACGGCGGTCGTGTTCGCGGGATCCACCGTCATCGTCGCGCTGCTCGCCCTCAACATCACGGGCGTGCCGTTCCTCGCGCTGATGGGAACGGTCGGCGCGGTCTGCGTGCTCGTGGCCGTGCTGGTCGCGATCACGCTGACGCCCGCCGTGCTCGGCCTCGCCGGGACGCGGGTGCTGCGGAAGCGCGACCGCGCGTCGGCGAGCCGGGCCGCGTCGGCACCCAGCCCGCAGGATGCCGCGAAGGCGCTCAAGCCGATGTCGAACGCCCGCGCCGTGCTCACCGTGGTCGGCACGGTCGTCGCCCTGCTCGTGGTCGCGATCCCGAGCCTGTCGATGCGGCTCGGCCTGCCCGACGGATCCAGCGAGCCGGCCGGATCCACCAGCGAGCGCGCGTTCAGCACGGTCGCCGACGAGTTCGGCGAGGGCGCCAACGGCCCGCTGCTCGTCGTCGCCGACGTGCCGGCCGGCCTCGCCGACGCGGATCTCCTCGCCACGCAGGTCGACGTCGCGCAGGCGCTGCACGACCTCGACGACGTGGTCGCCGTCGCCCCGGTCGCGAACACCGACGACAACACGGTGCTCGCGTTCCAGGTGCTCCCGCAGGAGGGCCCGAACAGCGCGTCCACGGAGCAGCTCGTGCAGGACATCCGCGCGCTGCCCGAGCTCGACGGCGGCATCACGCTCGGCGTCGCCGGGCAGGCCGCCACCAACATCGACATCTCCGAGGCGCTGGCCGCGGTGCTGCCGCTCTACCTGCTCGTGGTCGTGGGGCTGTCGCTGCTGATCCTGATCGTGGTGTTCCGCTCGATCCTCCTGCCCCTCATCGCGACCGGCGGGTTCGTGCTGTCGCTGTTCGCGACCTACGGCCTCATCGTCGCGGTGTTCCAGTTCGGCTGGGGGGCCAGCCTCATCGGGCTCGAGAACAGCGGGCCGATCCTGAGCTTCCTGCCGGTGATCCTCGTCGGGATCCTCTTCGGCCTCGCCATGGACTACCAGCTGTTCCTCGCGAGCGGGATGCGGGAGGCGTACGTGCACGGCGCCGAGGCGCGGCTCGCGGTGGTGCAGGGCCTCCGGGCCGGGCGCGCGGTCGTCACGGCGGCGGCGCTCATCATGGTGTCGGTGTTCGGCGGCTTCGTCTTCTCGGAGTCGACGATCATCCGCTCCATCGGGTTCGGCCTCGCGTTCGGCGTGCTCCTCGACGCGTTCGTGGTGCGGATGCTGCTGATGCCCGCGCTCATGCACCTGCTCGGCCGCTCGGCCTGGTGGCTGCCGCGCTGGCTCGACAGGATCCTCCCGGACGTCGACATCGAGGGCGCCGCGCTCGAGCGCACGCACCCGCACGCGGCGGCGGCGTCGACGCCGGCGGCGGATCTCCCGGCCGGCCTCCCGGCGGACGGCGGGCACGGCGCGCACGCGGCCCCGCCCACCGCGACGACCATCGAGGCCGAGACGGCGGCGGCCCCGCGCGACTGA